The nucleotide window AGGTGCTTCACCGACAGTGGGAATGTGGATCTGCTCGCCGTCGCCGAGCACCCGTGCGAGGTTCACCGATTCGGCGTCGGCCCCGGCGTCCAGTCCTCCGGCGGCCTCGACGGCGTCCTGCACCCTGGCTCCGGCCTTGAGCGTGACCACCGATGGTGTCTTCACCGCTCCCGTGACATGGACGATGACCTTTCCGTCAGCCTTCGCCGAGGCGGCTCCCTCCTGTGCGTCGTTCGTCCCCTCCTTCTCCGGCTGACCGTCGTCAGGCGCGGACGAGGACCCGGCCGACTCATCTGCGGCCCGGCCATCATCCTGCCCGCCGGCATTCCCGCTGGAATTCCCGCCGGTCTCTGTCGCTGCGTGCTGGTCGGCAGGACGGAAGAGGAAGAAGGCGAGGATCAGCACTCCGACCGTGGCGAGGGCGACGGCCACGAGGATCGGCAGTCGCACCCGGCGCGGTGCGACAGGTTCCTCTTCGCCGGCAGTGTCAGCGGTGAAGACGTCGCCGGGCACCCACCCGCCGCGCTCGGCGCTGGCGTTGAGGAGCCCGGCGAAGCGATCATCCGGAGACACAGCCATGGTCCGAGGCTAGGGACGCCTGCCCTCGCGGTGCGAGCTCGGCGAAGGTGCCTGTGGACGGCTTTGCTGGGTCCACAGGCTCCTGGTGTCAGAGTCGCAAACCGATCCCCAGCCGGCGGTGCCGAAGTGGCCGGTGTCGACGTGGCCGGTCTCAGGGTGTCGTCTGGACGCTCACACCGATCGTGCCGGGCCCGACATGTGCGGTGATGATCGTCGACAGGGTTCGGAATCGAGTGTCGACGCCGAGTTCGCTCAGGCGTTCGGTCAGGCTCACGACATCGGCGTCGTCGATCTCGCCTTCGGCCTGTTGAATCTCCACTGCCACCTTCGGCCCGTGCTCGGACAGCTCCTCGGCGGCGGCGGTGCTCAGTGCGACGATCTTGTCGAGCGCCTTCGCTCGGGTGCGCACCCTGGCCAGGGGCACGACGACTCCCGCGTTGAGGCCGAGCACGGGAACGATCTGCAGGGCTCTGCCGAGCAGCGATGCGGCGGCCCCGATGCGACCGCCTCGGCGCAGGTGTTCGAGGCTTCCTGGGACGAATACCGTGCGGGTCTCGCTCGCGCACCAGTCGGCGACGGTGCCGGCGATCGATTCGACGTCGAGTCCCTGCCGGATGCCGGCCACGGCCACCTCCACGGCGCCTGCCTGGCCCGCCGAGGTGGAGCGTGAGTCGACGACGTCGATGAGGATGTCTTCGGATTCGGCAGCATTCACCGCGGAGTCCCGGGTGCCGGAGAGGTCACCGGACATGGTGATGACGATGATGGCTTCGGCTCCTCGGCTGCGCAGGGTGGAGTAGGCCTCGGCGAATTGGGTGGGGGTGGCCATCGAGGTCGAGACGTCGTCACCGGCGGTCATCTTCTCGCACAGCTGGCCGGCAGAGATCTCACCATCGGCGAAGGCGACGCCGCCGACGAGCACTGTCAGCGGGACCGCTGCGAAGAGTCCCCCGGTGAGCTGCTCGAGCCTGTCGACTTCGGCAGACGAGAGCTGCGCTGTGGAGTCGGTGACCAGCCCGATCTTCATGGACGACCCAGGGCGCGGTATGTCCAGCCGGCCTCGCGCCACTGTCCCGGTGTGAGCACGTTGCGGCCGTCGACGAGGACCTGCCCGTTGACCAGCTGCCCGGTGGCGACCGGGTCGAGGTCGCGGTATTCGCGCCATTCGGTCAGGAGCAGCACCGCATCGGCCCCGGTCAGAGCCTCAGTGGTGTCGGTGACGTAGTTGAGTTCGGGGAACGACTTCGCGGCATTGTCGATCGCCTGCGGGTCGGTGACGGTGACGACCCCGCCCTGGGTGGCGATGAGTCTGGCCACGGCAAGTGCCGGCGAGTCGCGGACGTCGTCGCTGTCGGGTTTGAATGCGGCGCCGAGGATCGTGATCTTCTTGCCGATGAAGGATCCGCCGAGGGCGTCGCGGGCGATGTCGACCATCCGCACGCGGCGACGCATGTTGATCGAGTCGATCTCCTTGAGGAACGCCACCGCCTGGTCGGCTCCGAGCTCACCGGCACGGGCCATGAACGCGCGGATGTCCTTCGGCAGGCAGCCGCCGCCGAAGCCGAGGCCGGCGTTGAGGAACTTCCGTCCGATCCGGTCGTCCATGCCGATCGCATCGGCGAGCTGGGTGACGTCGGCGCCGGAGGCCTCGCAGAGTTCGGCCATGGCGTTGATGAATGAGATCTTCGTGGCCAGGAACGAGTTCGCAGCGGTCTTGACGAGTTCGGCGGTCGCGAAGTCGGTGATCATCCGCGGGGTGTCCTCGGCGAGAATCGACGCATACACCTCGTCAAGTGCCGCCGCCGCGTCCTGCCCCTCGGGCCCGGTGGCCACACCGTAGACCAGACGGTTCGGGTGCAGTGTGTCTTCGACGGCGTGGCCTTCGCGGAGGAACTCGGGGTTCCACATCATCGCAGCGCCCGTGTCGGCGATGAGTCCGGCCAACCGCTCGGCTGTGCCGACCGGAACCGTCGACTTGCCCACAACGATCGACGTCGGAGTCAGATGTTCATGCAGGGATTCGACGGCCGCATCGACGTAGGTGACATCGGCTGCGAATTCGCCGGGCTTCTGCGGAGTCCCGACGCACACGAAATGCACGCGCGCATCCGCGGCGCGGGAGATGTCGGTGGTGAATTCGAGCTTGCCCTTCTCCTGTGCCTTCACGAGGAGTTCACTCAGCCCCGGTTCGTAGAAGGGCGGTCGCCCGGCGGTCAGCGCCTCCACCTTGGCTTCGTCGACGTCGACACCGGTGACCTCGTGACCCAATGAGGCCATGGCCGCCGCATGCACCGCGCCGAGATATCCGCAACCGATGACTGAAATCTTCAAACCGAGTTCTCCCTGCGAATAGGCATGCGTTTTCGCACCACACTATATGCCACCCGGTTGCACGATATGTGGAGGTTGAAACAGTAGGCTTGGAAACGTGAAGCGTTTCCTCGATTTCCTCACCAACTCACCGGCGGCCGTGACGTTTGCGGTGCTCACCGTGCTCGGCGTCGTGGCCTTCGCCATCCCCGGACTGCATTCTGCGGCATGGATCATCGGTCTCGTGCTGTGTCTCGGCGTGATCGTCGCACTGCTGCTCTTCCATGGCGAATGGCGTCGGTCGCAGCGCCAGATCGACGCGCTGCGCCAGCAGCTCAGTGTCGAGCGCGGGCGGATGGACACTCCCGGACTGACCCCGGTCGATGACACTGTCGAACTGTTGCCCGATGAGCGACGCGCCCGGCGGATCCTCGAACTCATCCCGGACTCCGGAGGGCTCGTCCAATCTCTGCGTCTCGATGCCACTTTCGGCACCCTGGCCACCGACGAGCTCGAACCCCTCTACACGTTCTGCGAGGAGTTCAAGAAGGCCAGCTTCGCCAATCCGCGTTCGCACACGGCGTTCATGAATCTCTACCGGGCCGCCGAGGGCCTGTCGCTCTGGGTCAAGGACGAGACGCAGGTGTCGGGCGAAGATTCGACGATTCGCGAGATCCGTCCCGGTGACGCCAGGAAGGACGGTTGGCGCGAATACACTGAGGCCCGCAGCCGCGGCGAACGCCTCAGCGACGATTTCGTCTCCTCGCGTTGGGAGTTCAACCAGACAGCGCTCGAACTCGGACTCGTCTCCGGGGCCCCGCCGTTCAACGACTGAGGCCGAATTCGCCCAGCCGCTGCGGCCGCACAGCACAGCTGTCCCGGCTTCCCCAGGCCGGAGACGACGGACCGCCGCTGACATGATCGTCAGGGGCGGTCCGTCATTCATGCACCTCTTCGGTGCCGAATCAGCTCAGTGCCGAATCCACCAGGTGTCCGTCGGAGCCACCGGAGTCCGTCGCTTGTGTTCGGACCTGCGGTACTTCTCGATGAGCGCCGAGGCGGCCGCGGGTTCGATCTCCCTGCCTTCGAGGAAATCGTCGATCTGCTCATAGCTGAGTCCCAGCGATGATTCGTCGGTCTGCCCGGGTTCGTCATCGAGCAGATCGGCTGTCGGAACCTTGACGATGAGGTGGTCGGGAGCACCGAGGTGAGCCAGCAGCGCTCGTCCCTGCCGTTTGTTCAGACCTGCCAGGGGGACGACGTCGGCAGCCCCGTCACCGAACTTCGTGAAGAAGCCGGTGACCGCCTCTGCGGCGTGATCGGTGCCGACGACGAGGGCCCGCTTCTCCCCCGCCAGCTCGAACTGGGCGATCATCCGCATCCGGGCCTTGACATTGCCCTTGCCGAAATCGGTGATCGGTGTTCCGGTTGCCTTCTCGTACTCGTCGGCGGCCGCGTCTGTGGCGGCGCCGATGTTGATGACGACCTCATGGTCGGCACCGATGAAGGACAGCGCATCCTGCGCGTCCTGCTCATCGGCCTGCACATGGTTCGGCAGTCGCACTGCCCAGAATTCCGCTTCGGCACCGCGGCGACGCAGACCTTCCACGGCCAATTGGCACAGCCGACCGGCCAGGGTCGAGTCCTGGCCGCCGCTGATGCCCAGCACGAGGCCCCTGGCACCCGTGGTCAGGACGTAGTCGACGAGGAACTCGACCCTCCGCGCGATCTCCGTCGCCGGGTCGATCTGCGGTCGCACGCCGAGGGCGTGCCTGATCTCGTCCTGAGCTCTCTCGTTCGTCAATGCTCTCACCAGTCGTCGTCGGAGGGGCGATTCGTCGTGCATCACCCCGGGTACTCATGCAGTGTCCCAGATCCTGTGTTACAGCGATGTGTCCGCCGGCCACAGGCGCCGAGGACGGGTCCTCAGGCGTCGGGAACGATGTTGACCAGCTTCGGAGCGCGCACGATGACCTTGCGCACTCCCGCACCGCCGAGCGCCTTCACGGCATTCGGAGATTCGAGTGCCAGCTTCTCCAGGTCGTCGGCGGAGATGTCCGGGGCGACCTCGAGACGAGCACGCACCTTGCCCTTGACCTGCACCACGCAGGTGACGGTGTCGTCGACGAGGTGGGCCGGGTCCGCCTCGGGGAAGGAGGCATAGGTGACCGTCGAATCGTGGCCGAGGCGCTTCCACAGCTCTTCGGCCATGTGCGGGGCGAAGGGCGCGAGCATGATCGTCAGCGGCTCCAGCAGCTCCCGGCTCGCCACACCCTGCTTGGTCGCATGGTTGGTGAGCACGATGAGTTTGGAGATCGCAGTGTTGAACCGCAGATGATCCATGTCGTCACGGACGCCGTCGATGACCTGGTGGAGGACCTTGAGCGATTCGGCGTCGGCACTGCCGTCTTCGATCACCGATTCGCCGGTGGTCTCGTCGACGAAGAGTCGCCACACCCGCTGCAGGAAGCGGTGGGCGCCGACGACGGCTCGGGTCTCCCACGGGCGGTCCTGTTCGAGCGGTCCCATCGACATCTCGTACACGCGGAAGGTGTCGGCACCGTAGGCGTCGTACATCTCGTCGGGCATCACCGAGTTCTTCAGCGACTTGCCGATCTTCCCGTATTCGCGGTTGACCTGCTCGCCGTTGTACCAGAACGTCAGCTCGCCGTTGCTTTCGGTCTTCTCCTCCACCTCGGCGGCGGGAACATAGACACCGCGGGAATCCGTATAGGCATAGGCCTGGATGTATCCCTGGTTGACCAGGCGGTGGAAGGGCTCAGAGGAGGAGATGTGCCCGAGGTCGAAGAGGATCTTGTGCCAGAACCGGGCGTAGAGCAGATGGAGCACGGCATGCTCCTGCCCGCCGACGTAGAGGTCGGCACCGCCGCGCGGCTTCGACGCCCGCGGTCCCAACCAGTACTTTTCGTTGACCGGGTCGACGAGGCGCTCGTCATTGTGCGGGTCGGCGTAGCGCAGCTGGTACCACGACGATCCGGCCCAGTTGGGCATCGTGTTCGTCTCACGGTGGTAGGTCTTCGGACCGTCGCCGAGGTCGAGAACGACTTCGGCCCACTCCTGGTTGCGGCTCAGCGCCGGTTCGGGACGGCTGTCGGCGTCGTCGGGGGCATAGGTGCGCGGCGCGAAGTCGTCGACCTCGGGCAGGCCCACCGGCAGCATCTCATCGGGCAGGGCGATGGGGGTGCCGTTCTGGTCGTAGACGATGGGGAACGGTTCGCCCCAGTAGCGCTGCCGGGAGAACAGCCAGTCCCGCAGACGATACTGCGTGGATTCGGTGGCCAGGCCCTTGCCGGCCAGCCACTGCGTCACCGCGGCCTTGGCAGCATCGATGTCGAGCCCGTTGATGTCGAGTTCGGCGTTCGCCGAATTCACCATCACTCCGGGCCCGGTGTACGGGGTGTCC belongs to Brevibacterium spongiae and includes:
- the leuS gene encoding leucine--tRNA ligase, whose translation is MTTNPEETGFRYDAALAEKIEKSWQRTWEESGTFHTPNPTGDLGELASQDTPSPYSPPADLSERESLYIMDMFPYPSGAGLHVGHPLGYLGTDVYGRYQRMRGHNVMHALSYDAFGLPADLYAVQTGQHPRITTDANIANMTEQLRRLGLAHDVRRRFATTDDGFVRWTQWIFLQIFNSWYDPEATTPDGEAKGAARPIATLIEQFASGTRATPDGRAWSELGHAEREDVLQGYRLAYVSESPVNWCPGLGTVLANEEVTAEGLSERGNYPVFTRRLRQWNMRITAYADRLIDDLDGLDWPNAIHAMQVNWIGRSKGALLRLPVVGAEDREIEVYTTRPDTLFGATYLVLSPEHPQVAELTAAAWDTSTPESWRGGQPTPAEAIAAYQRAAAAKTDADRQQSREKTGIFTGSYALNPATGDQVPVFIADYVLMGYGTGAIMAVPAEDARDWDFAKTFDLPYIRTVQPPADHDEDTPYTGPGVMVNSANAELDINGLDIDAAKAAVTQWLAGKGLATESTQYRLRDWLFSRQRYWGEPFPIVYDQNGTPIALPDEMLPVGLPEVDDFAPRTYAPDDADSRPEPALSRNQEWAEVVLDLGDGPKTYHRETNTMPNWAGSSWYQLRYADPHNDERLVDPVNEKYWLGPRASKPRGGADLYVGGQEHAVLHLLYARFWHKILFDLGHISSSEPFHRLVNQGYIQAYAYTDSRGVYVPAAEVEEKTESNGELTFWYNGEQVNREYGKIGKSLKNSVMPDEMYDAYGADTFRVYEMSMGPLEQDRPWETRAVVGAHRFLQRVWRLFVDETTGESVIEDGSADAESLKVLHQVIDGVRDDMDHLRFNTAISKLIVLTNHATKQGVASRELLEPLTIMLAPFAPHMAEELWKRLGHDSTVTYASFPEADPAHLVDDTVTCVVQVKGKVRARLEVAPDISADDLEKLALESPNAVKALGGAGVRKVIVRAPKLVNIVPDA
- a CDS encoding ComEA family DNA-binding protein, translated to MAVSPDDRFAGLLNASAERGGWVPGDVFTADTAGEEEPVAPRRVRLPILVAVALATVGVLILAFFLFRPADQHAATETGGNSSGNAGGQDDGRAADESAGSSSAPDDGQPEKEGTNDAQEGAASAKADGKVIVHVTGAVKTPSVVTLKAGARVQDAVEAAGGLDAGADAESVNLARVLGDGEQIHIPTVGEAPAAAAADEGGAGGGPGSDTGGAAGPDPAASSDPGVAANGAGGAGPEGAGDAPGAGGKVDLNSADLTALQTLPGVGPVTAEAIVSHRQAQPFGSVEDLLLVKGIGPKTFESLKDLVTVG
- a CDS encoding UDP-glucose dehydrogenase family protein; protein product: MKISVIGCGYLGAVHAAAMASLGHEVTGVDVDEAKVEALTAGRPPFYEPGLSELLVKAQEKGKLEFTTDISRAADARVHFVCVGTPQKPGEFAADVTYVDAAVESLHEHLTPTSIVVGKSTVPVGTAERLAGLIADTGAAMMWNPEFLREGHAVEDTLHPNRLVYGVATGPEGQDAAAALDEVYASILAEDTPRMITDFATAELVKTAANSFLATKISFINAMAELCEASGADVTQLADAIGMDDRIGRKFLNAGLGFGGGCLPKDIRAFMARAGELGADQAVAFLKEIDSINMRRRVRMVDIARDALGGSFIGKKITILGAAFKPDSDDVRDSPALAVARLIATQGGVVTVTDPQAIDNAAKSFPELNYVTDTTEALTGADAVLLLTEWREYRDLDPVATGQLVNGQVLVDGRNVLTPGQWREAGWTYRALGRP
- the nadE gene encoding ammonia-dependent NAD(+) synthetase, whose translation is MTNERAQDEIRHALGVRPQIDPATEIARRVEFLVDYVLTTGARGLVLGISGGQDSTLAGRLCQLAVEGLRRRGAEAEFWAVRLPNHVQADEQDAQDALSFIGADHEVVINIGAATDAAADEYEKATGTPITDFGKGNVKARMRMIAQFELAGEKRALVVGTDHAAEAVTGFFTKFGDGAADVVPLAGLNKRQGRALLAHLGAPDHLIVKVPTADLLDDEPGQTDESSLGLSYEQIDDFLEGREIEPAAASALIEKYRRSEHKRRTPVAPTDTWWIRH
- a CDS encoding DegV family protein, yielding MKIGLVTDSTAQLSSAEVDRLEQLTGGLFAAVPLTVLVGGVAFADGEISAGQLCEKMTAGDDVSTSMATPTQFAEAYSTLRSRGAEAIIVITMSGDLSGTRDSAVNAAESEDILIDVVDSRSTSAGQAGAVEVAVAGIRQGLDVESIAGTVADWCASETRTVFVPGSLEHLRRGGRIGAAASLLGRALQIVPVLGLNAGVVVPLARVRTRAKALDKIVALSTAAAEELSEHGPKVAVEIQQAEGEIDDADVVSLTERLSELGVDTRFRTLSTIITAHVGPGTIGVSVQTTP